In Panthera leo isolate Ple1 chromosome F3, P.leo_Ple1_pat1.1, whole genome shotgun sequence, one genomic interval encodes:
- the AVPR1B gene encoding vasopressin V1b receptor has translation MDSGPAWAANPTPGGTFSVPNATTPWMGRDEELAKVEIGVLAAVLVLATGGNLTVLLTLGQPGRKRSRMHLFVLHLAATDLGVALFQVLPQLLWDITYRFQGPDLLCRAVKYLQVLSMFASTYMLLAMTLDRYLAVCHPLRSLQQPSQSTYPLIAAPWLLAAILSLPQIFIFSLREVIQGTGVLDCWADFRFPWGPRVYITWTTLAIFVLPVVMLTACYSLIYHEICKNLKVKTQARKVEGRGWRTWDRMSPSVPAAATRGLPSRVSSISTISRAKIRTVKMTFVIVLAYIACWAPFFSVQMWSVWDKDAPDEDSTNVAFTISMLLGNLSSCCNPWVSMGFNSHLRPWPLCHPDCCGGPRPRPRRQLSSLSLSSRHTTLLTCSSGLPALTLSPRLGGGPGTKGSLKDSAQVDGEASTETGVF, from the exons ATGGATTCTGGGCCTGCCTGGGCTGCTAACCCCACTCCCGGGGGCACCTTCTCTGTCCCCAATGCCACCACACCCTGGATGGGCCGGGATGAAGAGCTGGCCAAGGTGGAGATCGGAGTCCTGGCTGCGGTCCTGGTGCTGGCGACAGGGGGCAATCTGACTGTGCTGCTGACCCTGGGCCAGCCAGGCCGCAAGCGCTCCCGCATGCACCTGTTTGTTCTGCACCTAGCCGCGACTGACCTGGGTGTGGCCCTGTTTCAGGTGCTGCCCCAGCTGCTGTGGGACATCACCTACCGTTTCCAGGGCCCTGACCTCCTCTGCCGGGCCGTCAAGTATCTGCAGGTGCTCAGCATGTTCGCCTCCACCTACATGCTACTGGCCATGACTCTGGACCGCTACCTGGCTGTTTGTCACCCCCTGCGCAGCCTCCAGCAGCCCAGCCAGTCCACTTACCCTCTCATCGCCGCTCCCTGGCTGCTGGCTGCCATCCTCAGCCTGCCTCAGATCTTCATCTTTTCTTTGCGGGAGGTGATCCAGGGCACAGGGGTGCTGGACTGCTGGGCAGACTTCCGCTTCCCTTGGGGGCCTCGGGTCTATATCACCTGGACCACCCTGGCCATCTTTGTCCTGCCTGTGGTCATGCTCACGGCCTGCTATAGCCTCATCTACCACGAGATCTGTAAGAACCTCAAAGTCAAGACGCAGGCCCGCAAGGTggaaggaaggggctggaggACTTGGGACAGGATGTCGCCTTCTGTCCCAGCTGCCGCCACACGGGGCCTGCCATCCCGGGTCAGCAGCATCAGTACCATCTCGAGGGCTAAGATCCGAACCGTGAAGATGACTTTCGTCATTGTGCTGGCCTACATCGCCTGCTGGGCACCCTTCTTCAGCGTCCAGATGTGGTCCGTGTGGGACAAAGATGCCCCTGACGAAG ATTCAACCAACGTGGCTTTCACCATCTCCATGCTCTTGGGCAACCTCAGCAGCTGCTGCAACCCCTGGGTCTCCATGGGTTTCAACAGCCACCTGCGGCCATGGCCGCTGTGCCACCCGGACTGCTGCGGGGGTCCCCGGCCCCGGCCACGCCGGCAACTCTCCAGCCTCAGCCTCTCCAGCCGCCACACCACACTGCTGACCTGCTCCAGCGGCCTGCCCGCCCTCACCCTCAGCCCCAGACTCGGTGGGGGCCCTGGGACCAAAGGGTCACTGAAGGACTCTGCGCAGGTGGATGGGGAAGCCTCCACAGAGACCGGTGTCTTTTAG